TCTGGGTCCTGCTCGCGCTGCGCTCCGGCGAACTGCGGTTTTTCGAGTTGCGCCGACGTATCGACGGCATCAGCGAGAAGATGCTGGCGCAGACGCTGCGCACGCTCACGCGCGACGGCCTGGTGTGGCGGCAGGTCGAGCCGGCCACGCCACCACAGGTCAGCTATGGCCTGACACCGCTCGGCACCGGCACCAGCGAGCAGCTGTCGACGTTGTTCGGCTGGCTGCGCGAGCACGCCGCCGACATCCTGCGGACCCAGGCCGACTTCGACGAGGTCAGCGAGCGAGCAGCCGCGCGGTGAGCTCGGCGAGCGCCGCCTGAGCCCGCGGATCACGCGCCTCCGGTTGCGGCTCGGCGCGTTCGAGCTTGTCGAAGTAGTGTCCGGTCACGCCATCCAGCTCCGGATCGACGATCAGCCGGAGCGTCGACCGGGTGCCGGTGTCGACGCTGTCCATGGTGTTCCAGCCGGCCTCGACGACCATGCCGGTCGGCATCAGCGTCGCCGGATGCAGAGCGTTGACCGTGACGCCGGTGCCGGCGGTCTCGGCGGCCAGCGCGAAGGTGTCGGCGATCATCGCGAGCTTGCTCTGCCGGTATGCGCGTACGCCGTCGTAGTCGCGCTCCACCAGCGGGTCGTCGACGAACGACGCCTGGCCGATCGAGGCGACGTTCACGATCCGCGCTGGTGCGTTGCGGGTCAGCGTCGGCAGCAGCTCCCGCGCGAGCAGGTGGCTGGCCAGGTAGTTGACCGCGAAGCGCAGCTCGATGCCGTCGCGGCTGACCTGCCGGCCCTCCCCCGGCACGCCGAATCCGACGCCGGCGTTGTTGACCAGGATCGTGAGGTCGCTGTGCCGGTCGGCGACCTCGGCGGCCAGCCGGCGGACGTCGGCGATCGACGCGAGATCGGCCACCGCGGTGTCGATCCGGGTGCCGTCCGGCGCCTCCGCCGCCACCTTGTCGCGAGTGGCGGCGGCACGCTCTGGGTCGCGTCCGTGGATGACGACGGCGGCGCCGAGCCTGGCCAGCTCGGTGGCGACCTGCTGTCCGAGGCCGCCGGTCGCGCCGGTGATGAGCACCTTCTGCCGGGATACGTCTCGCATGTCCTCGACCCTACGTCCACCGCCACCGCTTATCCTGTTGCCACGACTACCCGCCGAACCAGGTCGCCAATGCCTCGCGCAGCTCGTCGGCGTCCGAGCCGGCCCAGGCGACGTACGCGTCCGGTCGGATCAGCACGAGCTCTGCCGGCGGCTCGGCGGTCTCCGCCTCGACGAGGTCGACACGGTCCGACCAGTCGGCCGCGATCGCCGGCGCACCACCGAAACTGAGCAGCACCGGCCGCGCCTTCCGCATGAGCTCGGCGATCCGGGTCGCTCCGGCCGCCGTTTTCACGTCGATGTCAGGCATCCACCGGCCGATCAGCGGATGCCGGCCGGTCGTGCGCATGTCGTACCGCGTGTCCGCTCCGGACATCAGGTCGCAGATGTGCTGCCGGTTGTCCTTCTTTTCCAGCAGCTCGCCGAAAAGCTGTCGCATGGCGGTGACGTTCGGACCGGGTGACAGCAACGCCGTCTGAGCTCTGGTGTGCATGATGACCCGCTCGCCGACCGATCGCCGTTCGCTTTCGTACGTGTCCAGCAGGCCGTCCGGAGCCCAGCCTTGCACCGCGGCGGCGATTTTCCAGCCCAGATTGAGAACATCCTGCATGCCGAGGTTGAGACCAGGTCCGCCGATCGCGGAGTGGACGTGTGCCGCGTCGCCGACCAGGAAGACCCGGCCGGACCGATAGCGGTCGGCCTGCCGTGAGTTGATGCCCTCGTTGGCGCGCGTCAACATCAGCTCGTGGCCGTCTGGTGGCGCGACCGCCTCGACCTGCGCGCCGAGGATCCGGCTGAGCGTCGCGCTGGCTTCGGCCAAGGTCACCGGCACGGTGTCCGGCACCGGTTCGCCGTCCCATTCATAGCCGCCAAATCGGTAGACGCCCGGCTGCATCGCACCGATCGCCACCATGCCGGTCTCGGTGCGGTAATGGCCGCGCCTGAGGCGGCCGAGCCCCGGCACCACCAGGTCGCCGTTGGACTCTGGTGTCGGCTTCGCGATGCCGACCTGCCCCATGATGCCGGTGAACCGGTCGTCGGTGATGCCGGGAAATCCGATGCCGAGCGACTTTCTGATCACGCTGCGACCGCCGTCGGCGGCCACCAGATAACGCGCGGTCAGGTCGTACGTGTCGTTGAGCCGCACCGTCACGGTGTCGGAGTTTTGGCTCAGTGCGGTGACTTCCTGGCCTCGCCGGAGATCGACGCCGAGGCTGGTGGCGCGTTCTTCGAGCAGCT
The nucleotide sequence above comes from Fodinicola acaciae. Encoded proteins:
- a CDS encoding SDR family NAD(P)-dependent oxidoreductase encodes the protein MRDVSRQKVLITGATGGLGQQVATELARLGAAVVIHGRDPERAAATRDKVAAEAPDGTRIDTAVADLASIADVRRLAAEVADRHSDLTILVNNAGVGFGVPGEGRQVSRDGIELRFAVNYLASHLLARELLPTLTRNAPARIVNVASIGQASFVDDPLVERDYDGVRAYRQSKLAMIADTFALAAETAGTGVTVNALHPATLMPTGMVVEAGWNTMDSVDTGTRSTLRLIVDPELDGVTGHYFDKLERAEPQPEARDPRAQAALAELTARLLAR
- a CDS encoding FAD-dependent monooxygenase, with amino-acid sequence MIHDVIVAGGGPNGLLMATELALAGLRPVVLERLPQRSTAPKANGLVGRVVPALDYRGLYEVLSGQLQPPRPAPGFTFGAFPLDLSTLDDPSIYLLPIPQPTLEKLLEERATSLGVDLRRGQEVTALSQNSDTVTVRLNDTYDLTARYLVAADGGRSVIRKSLGIGFPGITDDRFTGIMGQVGIAKPTPESNGDLVVPGLGRLRRGHYRTETGMVAIGAMQPGVYRFGGYEWDGEPVPDTVPVTLAEASATLSRILGAQVEAVAPPDGHELMLTRANEGINSRQADRYRSGRVFLVGDAAHVHSAIGGPGLNLGMQDVLNLGWKIAAAVQGWAPDGLLDTYESERRSVGERVIMHTRAQTALLSPGPNVTAMRQLFGELLEKKDNRQHICDLMSGADTRYDMRTTGRHPLIGRWMPDIDVKTAAGATRIAELMRKARPVLLSFGGAPAIAADWSDRVDLVEAETAEPPAELVLIRPDAYVAWAGSDADELREALATWFGG
- a CDS encoding winged helix-turn-helix transcriptional regulator; protein product: MDVGEQVANWSAHADSDVFHTDCPARTVLDHVTSRWGVWVLLALRSGELRFFELRRRIDGISEKMLAQTLRTLTRDGLVWRQVEPATPPQVSYGLTPLGTGTSEQLSTLFGWLREHAADILRTQADFDEVSERAAAR